The Fimbriimonadales bacterium nucleotide sequence ATATGAGGCCAGGGTGGCAATCCACTTAAAACGATGAAAAGCAAACGAAAGGGATCGCGGTGTCCAACAGCGGCCGCTGTCAAGACATCCGAATGAAGCCATTCTTCGTAAAACTCCTTCATACGCTTGACGCATTCTTCGGGAGTTTCGTGTTCACCGATTTCGTTGATTCTCTCTTCCTTTCGGATGGGAACGTTTTCGCAAAGTGTAGAAATAATTTCAGCAGTTTGTTCCGTACGCATCAGAGGAGAACAATACAAAAGAGAAATACCTTGCGGTGCGAGATATCTTCCTGCGGATTTCGCTTCATCTCGCCCTTTTTCTGTCAAAGGGAAACCGGGTAGGCGGTGATATTCTACCCTTTTCGGATTATCGACTTCGCCGTGGCGAACGAAGAACAAAACTTTCGGAGTCATTTTTTCAAAGTGTCGGGGGGGTCGGTCCAAACTCCGTCGTTTTTGAGAAGTTGGATGAGTTCTTCAACACCTTTTTCTTGCGGAATGTTGTTCTTCACGAGTTCCTTACCTCGATAGAGAGCGATCATCCCCCCCGCTTTCC carries:
- a CDS encoding histidine phosphatase family protein, whose translation is MTPKVLFFVRHGEVDNPKRVEYHRLPGFPLTEKGRDEAKSAGRYLAPQGISLLYCSPLMRTEQTAEIISTLCENVPIRKEERINEIGEHETPEECVKRMKEFYEEWLHSDVLTAAAVGHRDPFRLLFIVLSGLPPWPHIRNTSLFPMPTGSIYRVEPRISPPLIELVHTPPP